In the Vespa crabro chromosome 10, iyVesCrab1.2, whole genome shotgun sequence genome, one interval contains:
- the LOC124427284 gene encoding RNA-binding protein lark isoform X9, whose product MPGFSSVGTFKIFIGNLADKTSNADIKPLFEKYGKVVECDVVKNYGFVHMENEEAGRNAIQNLNGHIVHGQPIKCEAAKSRKGPNTPTTKIFVGNLTDNTKAPQVRELFAKYGTVVECDIVRNYGFVHLEATGDVNDAIKELNGQIVDGQPMKVQISTSRVRQRPGMGDPEQCYRCGRGGHWSKECPKGGMGGGPDRNGFRDRMFGRDPYPPPPPPPFLRDRLMGGGRFGDYESYYDRRGFDDTRDLYERRFTGMGSMRDTGFSRGNDYGMFSRRSPPPSGNNGRFRTIGTADEVVAHEVAYNANKSFHAYTDVGY is encoded by the exons ATGCCGGGTTTTAGCAGCGTTGGTACATTCAAAATTTTCATCGGTAACTTGGCTGATAAAACATCAAATGCTGATATCAAGCCACTTTTTGAGAAATATGGAAAAGTCGTAGAGTGTGATGTTGTTAAGAATTATGGATTTGTG CATATGGAAAATGAAGAAGCAGGAAGAAATGCGATACAAAATTTGAATGGACATATAGTTCATGGTCAGCCCATAAAATGCGAAGCTGCTAAAAGTCGTAAAGGACCCAACACTCCTACGACCAAAATCTTTGTTGGCAATCTCACAGACAATACAAAAGCACCTCAAGTGCGCGAATTGTTTGCCAAATATGGCACTGTCGTAGAATGCGACATAGTGAGAAATTATGGATTTGTCCATCTAGAAGCCACAGGTGATGTGAATGATGCCATCAAGGAGCTTAACGGGCAAATTGTGGACGGTCAACCTATGAAGGTTCAAATTTCCACTAGCAGAGTACGACAAAGGCCAGGAATGGGAGATCCAGAACAATGCTACCGATGCGGACGCGGAGGCCATTGGTCCAAGGAATGTCCAAAAGGCGGAATGGGAGGAGGACCGGATAGGAACGGATTCAGGGACCGAATGTTTGGACGTGACCCGTATCCTCCACCGCCGCCACCACCTTTCCTTCGGGACCGGCTAATGGGTGGTGGCCGCTTTGGA GACTACGAAAGCTACTATGACAGGAGGGGCTTTGACGACACCAGGGATCTCTACGAGAGGCGGTTTACGG GTATGGGATCCATGCGCGATACTGGCTTTTCCCGAGGCAACGATTATGGCATGTTCAGCCGACGATCACCCCCTCCGAGTGGCAACAACGGCCGGTTCAG AACAATTGGCACCGCAGATGAGGTAGTTGCGCACGAGGTAGCGTACAATGCGAATAAGTCGTTTCACGCATATACGGATGTGGGATactaa
- the LOC124427284 gene encoding RNA-binding protein lark isoform X7 produces MPGFSSVGTFKIFIGNLADKTSNADIKPLFEKYGKVVECDVVKNYGFVHMENEEAGRNAIQNLNGHIVHGQPIKCEAAKSRKGPNTPTTKIFVGNLTDNTKAPQVRELFAKYGTVVECDIVRNYGFVHLEATGDVNDAIKELNGQIVDGQPMKVQISTSRVRQRPGMGDPEQCYRCGRGGHWSKECPKGGMGGGPDRNGFRDRMFGRDPYPPPPPPPFLRDRLMGGGRFGDYESYYDRRGFDDTRDLYERRFTGMGSMRDTGFSRGNDYGMFSRRSPPPSGNNGRFSRGMYEDFSRDSFEERRTIGTADEVVAHEVAYNANKSFHAYTDVGY; encoded by the exons ATGCCGGGTTTTAGCAGCGTTGGTACATTCAAAATTTTCATCGGTAACTTGGCTGATAAAACATCAAATGCTGATATCAAGCCACTTTTTGAGAAATATGGAAAAGTCGTAGAGTGTGATGTTGTTAAGAATTATGGATTTGTG CATATGGAAAATGAAGAAGCAGGAAGAAATGCGATACAAAATTTGAATGGACATATAGTTCATGGTCAGCCCATAAAATGCGAAGCTGCTAAAAGTCGTAAAGGACCCAACACTCCTACGACCAAAATCTTTGTTGGCAATCTCACAGACAATACAAAAGCACCTCAAGTGCGCGAATTGTTTGCCAAATATGGCACTGTCGTAGAATGCGACATAGTGAGAAATTATGGATTTGTCCATCTAGAAGCCACAGGTGATGTGAATGATGCCATCAAGGAGCTTAACGGGCAAATTGTGGACGGTCAACCTATGAAGGTTCAAATTTCCACTAGCAGAGTACGACAAAGGCCAGGAATGGGAGATCCAGAACAATGCTACCGATGCGGACGCGGAGGCCATTGGTCCAAGGAATGTCCAAAAGGCGGAATGGGAGGAGGACCGGATAGGAACGGATTCAGGGACCGAATGTTTGGACGTGACCCGTATCCTCCACCGCCGCCACCACCTTTCCTTCGGGACCGGCTAATGGGTGGTGGCCGCTTTGGA GACTACGAAAGCTACTATGACAGGAGGGGCTTTGACGACACCAGGGATCTCTACGAGAGGCGGTTTACGG GTATGGGATCCATGCGCGATACTGGCTTTTCCCGAGGCAACGATTATGGCATGTTCAGCCGACGATCACCCCCTCCGAGTGGCAACAACGGCCGGTTCAG TAGAGGCATGTACGAGGACTTCAGCCGAGATTCGTTCGAAGAACGTAG AACAATTGGCACCGCAGATGAGGTAGTTGCGCACGAGGTAGCGTACAATGCGAATAAGTCGTTTCACGCATATACGGATGTGGGATactaa
- the LOC124427284 gene encoding RNA-binding protein lark isoform X1, giving the protein MPGFSSVGTFKIFIGNLADKTSNADIKPLFEKYGKVVECDVVKNYGFVHMENEEAGRNAIQNLNGHIVHGQPIKCEAAKSRKGPNTPTTKIFVGNLTDNTKAPQVRELFAKYGTVVECDIVRNYGFVHLEATGDVNDAIKELNGQIVDGQPMKVQISTSRVRQRPGMGDPEQCYRCGRGGHWSKECPKGGMGGGPDRNGFRDRMFGRDPYPPPPPPPFLRDRLMGGGRFGDYESYYDRRGFDDTRDLYERRFTGMTGPCDMGTSMCGLDFPPMTMPPLPPRRDPMPPMPPLGMGSMRDTGFSRGNDYGMFSRRSPPPSGNNGRFSRGMYEDFSRDSFEERRTIGTADEVVAHEVAYNANKSFHAYTDVGY; this is encoded by the exons ATGCCGGGTTTTAGCAGCGTTGGTACATTCAAAATTTTCATCGGTAACTTGGCTGATAAAACATCAAATGCTGATATCAAGCCACTTTTTGAGAAATATGGAAAAGTCGTAGAGTGTGATGTTGTTAAGAATTATGGATTTGTG CATATGGAAAATGAAGAAGCAGGAAGAAATGCGATACAAAATTTGAATGGACATATAGTTCATGGTCAGCCCATAAAATGCGAAGCTGCTAAAAGTCGTAAAGGACCCAACACTCCTACGACCAAAATCTTTGTTGGCAATCTCACAGACAATACAAAAGCACCTCAAGTGCGCGAATTGTTTGCCAAATATGGCACTGTCGTAGAATGCGACATAGTGAGAAATTATGGATTTGTCCATCTAGAAGCCACAGGTGATGTGAATGATGCCATCAAGGAGCTTAACGGGCAAATTGTGGACGGTCAACCTATGAAGGTTCAAATTTCCACTAGCAGAGTACGACAAAGGCCAGGAATGGGAGATCCAGAACAATGCTACCGATGCGGACGCGGAGGCCATTGGTCCAAGGAATGTCCAAAAGGCGGAATGGGAGGAGGACCGGATAGGAACGGATTCAGGGACCGAATGTTTGGACGTGACCCGTATCCTCCACCGCCGCCACCACCTTTCCTTCGGGACCGGCTAATGGGTGGTGGCCGCTTTGGA GACTACGAAAGCTACTATGACAGGAGGGGCTTTGACGACACCAGGGATCTCTACGAGAGGCGGTTTACGGGTATGACAGGGCCCTGTGACATGGGAACTTCCATGTGCGGGCTAGACTTTCCACCAATGACAATGCCACCTCTACCTCCAAGACGAGACCCAATGCCTCCTATGCCTCCTCTAGGTATGGGATCCATGCGCGATACTGGCTTTTCCCGAGGCAACGATTATGGCATGTTCAGCCGACGATCACCCCCTCCGAGTGGCAACAACGGCCGGTTCAG TAGAGGCATGTACGAGGACTTCAGCCGAGATTCGTTCGAAGAACGTAG AACAATTGGCACCGCAGATGAGGTAGTTGCGCACGAGGTAGCGTACAATGCGAATAAGTCGTTTCACGCATATACGGATGTGGGATactaa
- the LOC124427284 gene encoding RNA-binding protein lark isoform X3, with protein sequence MPGFSSVGTFKIFIGNLADKTSNADIKPLFEKYGKVVECDVVKNYGFVHMENEEAGRNAIQNLNGHIVHGQPIKCEAAKSRKGPNTPTTKIFVGNLTDNTKAPQVRELFAKYGTVVECDIVRNYGFVHLEATGDVNDAIKELNGQIVDGQPMKVQISTSRVRQRPGMGDPEQCYRCGRGGHWSKECPKGGMGGGPDRNGFRDRMFGRDPYPPPPPPPFLRDRLMGGGRFGDYESYYDRRGFDDTRDLYERRFTGMTGPCDMGTSMCGLDFPPMTMPPLPPRRDPMPPMPPLGMGSMRDTGFSRGNDYGMFSRRSPPPSGNNGRFRTIGTADEVVAHEVAYNANKSFHAYTDVGY encoded by the exons ATGCCGGGTTTTAGCAGCGTTGGTACATTCAAAATTTTCATCGGTAACTTGGCTGATAAAACATCAAATGCTGATATCAAGCCACTTTTTGAGAAATATGGAAAAGTCGTAGAGTGTGATGTTGTTAAGAATTATGGATTTGTG CATATGGAAAATGAAGAAGCAGGAAGAAATGCGATACAAAATTTGAATGGACATATAGTTCATGGTCAGCCCATAAAATGCGAAGCTGCTAAAAGTCGTAAAGGACCCAACACTCCTACGACCAAAATCTTTGTTGGCAATCTCACAGACAATACAAAAGCACCTCAAGTGCGCGAATTGTTTGCCAAATATGGCACTGTCGTAGAATGCGACATAGTGAGAAATTATGGATTTGTCCATCTAGAAGCCACAGGTGATGTGAATGATGCCATCAAGGAGCTTAACGGGCAAATTGTGGACGGTCAACCTATGAAGGTTCAAATTTCCACTAGCAGAGTACGACAAAGGCCAGGAATGGGAGATCCAGAACAATGCTACCGATGCGGACGCGGAGGCCATTGGTCCAAGGAATGTCCAAAAGGCGGAATGGGAGGAGGACCGGATAGGAACGGATTCAGGGACCGAATGTTTGGACGTGACCCGTATCCTCCACCGCCGCCACCACCTTTCCTTCGGGACCGGCTAATGGGTGGTGGCCGCTTTGGA GACTACGAAAGCTACTATGACAGGAGGGGCTTTGACGACACCAGGGATCTCTACGAGAGGCGGTTTACGGGTATGACAGGGCCCTGTGACATGGGAACTTCCATGTGCGGGCTAGACTTTCCACCAATGACAATGCCACCTCTACCTCCAAGACGAGACCCAATGCCTCCTATGCCTCCTCTAGGTATGGGATCCATGCGCGATACTGGCTTTTCCCGAGGCAACGATTATGGCATGTTCAGCCGACGATCACCCCCTCCGAGTGGCAACAACGGCCGGTTCAG AACAATTGGCACCGCAGATGAGGTAGTTGCGCACGAGGTAGCGTACAATGCGAATAAGTCGTTTCACGCATATACGGATGTGGGATactaa
- the LOC124427284 gene encoding RNA-binding protein lark isoform X11 translates to MPGFSSVGTFKIFIGNLADKTSNADIKPLFEKYGKVVECDVVKNYGFVHMENEEAGRNAIQNLNGHIVHGQPIKCEAAKSRKGPNTPTTKIFVGNLTDNTKAPQVRELFAKYGTVVECDIVRNYGFVHLEATGDVNDAIKELNGQIVDGQPMKVQISTSRVRQRPGMGDPEQCYRCGRGGHWSKECPKGGMGGGPDRNGFRDRMFGRDPYPPPPPPPFLRDRLMGGGRFGDYESYYDRRGFDDTRDLYERRFTGMGSMRDTGFSRGNDYGMFSRRSPPPSGNNGRFRPGLRGPSPSRRFAPY, encoded by the exons ATGCCGGGTTTTAGCAGCGTTGGTACATTCAAAATTTTCATCGGTAACTTGGCTGATAAAACATCAAATGCTGATATCAAGCCACTTTTTGAGAAATATGGAAAAGTCGTAGAGTGTGATGTTGTTAAGAATTATGGATTTGTG CATATGGAAAATGAAGAAGCAGGAAGAAATGCGATACAAAATTTGAATGGACATATAGTTCATGGTCAGCCCATAAAATGCGAAGCTGCTAAAAGTCGTAAAGGACCCAACACTCCTACGACCAAAATCTTTGTTGGCAATCTCACAGACAATACAAAAGCACCTCAAGTGCGCGAATTGTTTGCCAAATATGGCACTGTCGTAGAATGCGACATAGTGAGAAATTATGGATTTGTCCATCTAGAAGCCACAGGTGATGTGAATGATGCCATCAAGGAGCTTAACGGGCAAATTGTGGACGGTCAACCTATGAAGGTTCAAATTTCCACTAGCAGAGTACGACAAAGGCCAGGAATGGGAGATCCAGAACAATGCTACCGATGCGGACGCGGAGGCCATTGGTCCAAGGAATGTCCAAAAGGCGGAATGGGAGGAGGACCGGATAGGAACGGATTCAGGGACCGAATGTTTGGACGTGACCCGTATCCTCCACCGCCGCCACCACCTTTCCTTCGGGACCGGCTAATGGGTGGTGGCCGCTTTGGA GACTACGAAAGCTACTATGACAGGAGGGGCTTTGACGACACCAGGGATCTCTACGAGAGGCGGTTTACGG GTATGGGATCCATGCGCGATACTGGCTTTTCCCGAGGCAACGATTATGGCATGTTCAGCCGACGATCACCCCCTCCGAGTGGCAACAACGGCCGGTTCAG ACCGGGATTACGAGGGCCATCGCCGTCGCGCCGGTTCGCACCATACTAA
- the LOC124427284 gene encoding RNA-binding protein lark isoform X2 has product MPGFSSVGTFKIFIGNLADKTSNADIKPLFEKYGKVVECDVVKNYGFVHMENEEAGRNAIQNLNGHIVHGQPIKCEAAKSRKGPNTPTTKIFVGNLTDNTKAPQVRELFAKYGTVVECDIVRNYGFVHLEATGDVNDAIKELNGQIVDGQPMKVQISTSRVRQRPGMGDPEQCYRCGRGGHWSKECPKGGMGGGPDRNGFRDRMFGRDPYPPPPPPPFLRDRLMGGGRFGDYESYYDRRGFDDTRDLYERRFTGMTGPCDMGTSMCGLDFPPMTMPPLPPRRDPMPPMPPLGMGSMRDTGFSRGNDYGMFSRRSPPPSGNNGRFSRGMYEDFSRDSFEERRPGLRGPSPSRRFAPY; this is encoded by the exons ATGCCGGGTTTTAGCAGCGTTGGTACATTCAAAATTTTCATCGGTAACTTGGCTGATAAAACATCAAATGCTGATATCAAGCCACTTTTTGAGAAATATGGAAAAGTCGTAGAGTGTGATGTTGTTAAGAATTATGGATTTGTG CATATGGAAAATGAAGAAGCAGGAAGAAATGCGATACAAAATTTGAATGGACATATAGTTCATGGTCAGCCCATAAAATGCGAAGCTGCTAAAAGTCGTAAAGGACCCAACACTCCTACGACCAAAATCTTTGTTGGCAATCTCACAGACAATACAAAAGCACCTCAAGTGCGCGAATTGTTTGCCAAATATGGCACTGTCGTAGAATGCGACATAGTGAGAAATTATGGATTTGTCCATCTAGAAGCCACAGGTGATGTGAATGATGCCATCAAGGAGCTTAACGGGCAAATTGTGGACGGTCAACCTATGAAGGTTCAAATTTCCACTAGCAGAGTACGACAAAGGCCAGGAATGGGAGATCCAGAACAATGCTACCGATGCGGACGCGGAGGCCATTGGTCCAAGGAATGTCCAAAAGGCGGAATGGGAGGAGGACCGGATAGGAACGGATTCAGGGACCGAATGTTTGGACGTGACCCGTATCCTCCACCGCCGCCACCACCTTTCCTTCGGGACCGGCTAATGGGTGGTGGCCGCTTTGGA GACTACGAAAGCTACTATGACAGGAGGGGCTTTGACGACACCAGGGATCTCTACGAGAGGCGGTTTACGGGTATGACAGGGCCCTGTGACATGGGAACTTCCATGTGCGGGCTAGACTTTCCACCAATGACAATGCCACCTCTACCTCCAAGACGAGACCCAATGCCTCCTATGCCTCCTCTAGGTATGGGATCCATGCGCGATACTGGCTTTTCCCGAGGCAACGATTATGGCATGTTCAGCCGACGATCACCCCCTCCGAGTGGCAACAACGGCCGGTTCAG TAGAGGCATGTACGAGGACTTCAGCCGAGATTCGTTCGAAGAACGTAG ACCGGGATTACGAGGGCCATCGCCGTCGCGCCGGTTCGCACCATACTAA
- the LOC124427284 gene encoding RNA-binding protein lark isoform X6 gives MPGFSSVGTFKIFIGNLADKTSNADIKPLFEKYGKVVECDVVKNYGFVHMENEEAGRNAIQNLNGHIVHGQPIKCEAAKSRKGPNTPTTKIFVGNLTDNTKAPQVRELFAKYGTVVECDIVRNYGFVHLEATGDVNDAIKELNGQIVDGQPMKVQISTSRVRQRPGMGDPEQCYRCGRGGHWSKECPKGGMGGGPDRNGFRDRMFGRDPYPPPPPPPFLRDRLMGGGRFGDYESYYDRRGFDDTRDLYERRFTGMTGPCDMGTSMCGLDFPPMTMPPLPPRRDPMPPMPPLGMGSMRDTGFSRGNDYGMFSRRSPPPSGNNGRFRPGLRGPSPSRRFAPY, from the exons ATGCCGGGTTTTAGCAGCGTTGGTACATTCAAAATTTTCATCGGTAACTTGGCTGATAAAACATCAAATGCTGATATCAAGCCACTTTTTGAGAAATATGGAAAAGTCGTAGAGTGTGATGTTGTTAAGAATTATGGATTTGTG CATATGGAAAATGAAGAAGCAGGAAGAAATGCGATACAAAATTTGAATGGACATATAGTTCATGGTCAGCCCATAAAATGCGAAGCTGCTAAAAGTCGTAAAGGACCCAACACTCCTACGACCAAAATCTTTGTTGGCAATCTCACAGACAATACAAAAGCACCTCAAGTGCGCGAATTGTTTGCCAAATATGGCACTGTCGTAGAATGCGACATAGTGAGAAATTATGGATTTGTCCATCTAGAAGCCACAGGTGATGTGAATGATGCCATCAAGGAGCTTAACGGGCAAATTGTGGACGGTCAACCTATGAAGGTTCAAATTTCCACTAGCAGAGTACGACAAAGGCCAGGAATGGGAGATCCAGAACAATGCTACCGATGCGGACGCGGAGGCCATTGGTCCAAGGAATGTCCAAAAGGCGGAATGGGAGGAGGACCGGATAGGAACGGATTCAGGGACCGAATGTTTGGACGTGACCCGTATCCTCCACCGCCGCCACCACCTTTCCTTCGGGACCGGCTAATGGGTGGTGGCCGCTTTGGA GACTACGAAAGCTACTATGACAGGAGGGGCTTTGACGACACCAGGGATCTCTACGAGAGGCGGTTTACGGGTATGACAGGGCCCTGTGACATGGGAACTTCCATGTGCGGGCTAGACTTTCCACCAATGACAATGCCACCTCTACCTCCAAGACGAGACCCAATGCCTCCTATGCCTCCTCTAGGTATGGGATCCATGCGCGATACTGGCTTTTCCCGAGGCAACGATTATGGCATGTTCAGCCGACGATCACCCCCTCCGAGTGGCAACAACGGCCGGTTCAG ACCGGGATTACGAGGGCCATCGCCGTCGCGCCGGTTCGCACCATACTAA
- the LOC124427284 gene encoding RNA-binding protein lark isoform X5 produces the protein MPGFSSVGTFKIFIGNLADKTSNADIKPLFEKYGKVVECDVVKNYGFVHMENEEAGRNAIQNLNGHIVHGQPIKCEAAKSRKGPNTPTTKIFVGNLTDNTKAPQVRELFAKYGTVVECDIVRNYGFVHLEATGDVNDAIKELNGQIVDGQPMKVQISTSRVRQRPGMGDPEQCYRCGRGGHWSKECPKGGMGGGPDRNGFRDRMFGRDPYPPPPPPPFLRDRLMGGGRFGDYESYYDRRGFDDTRDLYERRFTGMTGPCDMGTSMCGLDFPPMTMPPLPPRRDPMPPMPPLGMGSMRDTGFSRGNDYGMFSRRSPPPSGNNGRFSRGMYEDFSRDSFEERRTR, from the exons ATGCCGGGTTTTAGCAGCGTTGGTACATTCAAAATTTTCATCGGTAACTTGGCTGATAAAACATCAAATGCTGATATCAAGCCACTTTTTGAGAAATATGGAAAAGTCGTAGAGTGTGATGTTGTTAAGAATTATGGATTTGTG CATATGGAAAATGAAGAAGCAGGAAGAAATGCGATACAAAATTTGAATGGACATATAGTTCATGGTCAGCCCATAAAATGCGAAGCTGCTAAAAGTCGTAAAGGACCCAACACTCCTACGACCAAAATCTTTGTTGGCAATCTCACAGACAATACAAAAGCACCTCAAGTGCGCGAATTGTTTGCCAAATATGGCACTGTCGTAGAATGCGACATAGTGAGAAATTATGGATTTGTCCATCTAGAAGCCACAGGTGATGTGAATGATGCCATCAAGGAGCTTAACGGGCAAATTGTGGACGGTCAACCTATGAAGGTTCAAATTTCCACTAGCAGAGTACGACAAAGGCCAGGAATGGGAGATCCAGAACAATGCTACCGATGCGGACGCGGAGGCCATTGGTCCAAGGAATGTCCAAAAGGCGGAATGGGAGGAGGACCGGATAGGAACGGATTCAGGGACCGAATGTTTGGACGTGACCCGTATCCTCCACCGCCGCCACCACCTTTCCTTCGGGACCGGCTAATGGGTGGTGGCCGCTTTGGA GACTACGAAAGCTACTATGACAGGAGGGGCTTTGACGACACCAGGGATCTCTACGAGAGGCGGTTTACGGGTATGACAGGGCCCTGTGACATGGGAACTTCCATGTGCGGGCTAGACTTTCCACCAATGACAATGCCACCTCTACCTCCAAGACGAGACCCAATGCCTCCTATGCCTCCTCTAGGTATGGGATCCATGCGCGATACTGGCTTTTCCCGAGGCAACGATTATGGCATGTTCAGCCGACGATCACCCCCTCCGAGTGGCAACAACGGCCGGTTCAG TAGAGGCATGTACGAGGACTTCAGCCGAGATTCGTTCGAAGAACGTAG
- the LOC124427284 gene encoding RNA-binding protein lark isoform X10 has translation MPGFSSVGTFKIFIGNLADKTSNADIKPLFEKYGKVVECDVVKNYGFVHMENEEAGRNAIQNLNGHIVHGQPIKCEAAKSRKGPNTPTTKIFVGNLTDNTKAPQVRELFAKYGTVVECDIVRNYGFVHLEATGDVNDAIKELNGQIVDGQPMKVQISTSRVRQRPGMGDPEQCYRCGRGGHWSKECPKGGMGGGPDRNGFRDRMFGRDPYPPPPPPPFLRDRLMGGGRFGDYESYYDRRGFDDTRDLYERRFTGMGSMRDTGFSRGNDYGMFSRRSPPPSGNNGRFSAPYYVHHSTGSGAEAWDEETFLRNTN, from the exons ATGCCGGGTTTTAGCAGCGTTGGTACATTCAAAATTTTCATCGGTAACTTGGCTGATAAAACATCAAATGCTGATATCAAGCCACTTTTTGAGAAATATGGAAAAGTCGTAGAGTGTGATGTTGTTAAGAATTATGGATTTGTG CATATGGAAAATGAAGAAGCAGGAAGAAATGCGATACAAAATTTGAATGGACATATAGTTCATGGTCAGCCCATAAAATGCGAAGCTGCTAAAAGTCGTAAAGGACCCAACACTCCTACGACCAAAATCTTTGTTGGCAATCTCACAGACAATACAAAAGCACCTCAAGTGCGCGAATTGTTTGCCAAATATGGCACTGTCGTAGAATGCGACATAGTGAGAAATTATGGATTTGTCCATCTAGAAGCCACAGGTGATGTGAATGATGCCATCAAGGAGCTTAACGGGCAAATTGTGGACGGTCAACCTATGAAGGTTCAAATTTCCACTAGCAGAGTACGACAAAGGCCAGGAATGGGAGATCCAGAACAATGCTACCGATGCGGACGCGGAGGCCATTGGTCCAAGGAATGTCCAAAAGGCGGAATGGGAGGAGGACCGGATAGGAACGGATTCAGGGACCGAATGTTTGGACGTGACCCGTATCCTCCACCGCCGCCACCACCTTTCCTTCGGGACCGGCTAATGGGTGGTGGCCGCTTTGGA GACTACGAAAGCTACTATGACAGGAGGGGCTTTGACGACACCAGGGATCTCTACGAGAGGCGGTTTACGG GTATGGGATCCATGCGCGATACTGGCTTTTCCCGAGGCAACGATTATGGCATGTTCAGCCGACGATCACCCCCTCCGAGTGGCAACAACGGCCGGTTCAG CGCTCCCTATTACGTACATCACTCGACCGGGAGTGGCGCGGAGGCCTGGGATGAAGAAACGTTCCTAAGGAATACGAACTAG
- the LOC124427284 gene encoding RNA-binding protein lark isoform X4 — protein MPGFSSVGTFKIFIGNLADKTSNADIKPLFEKYGKVVECDVVKNYGFVHMENEEAGRNAIQNLNGHIVHGQPIKCEAAKSRKGPNTPTTKIFVGNLTDNTKAPQVRELFAKYGTVVECDIVRNYGFVHLEATGDVNDAIKELNGQIVDGQPMKVQISTSRVRQRPGMGDPEQCYRCGRGGHWSKECPKGGMGGGPDRNGFRDRMFGRDPYPPPPPPPFLRDRLMGGGRFGDYESYYDRRGFDDTRDLYERRFTGMTGPCDMGTSMCGLDFPPMTMPPLPPRRDPMPPMPPLGMGSMRDTGFSRGNDYGMFSRRSPPPSGNNGRFSAPYYVHHSTGSGAEAWDEETFLRNTN, from the exons ATGCCGGGTTTTAGCAGCGTTGGTACATTCAAAATTTTCATCGGTAACTTGGCTGATAAAACATCAAATGCTGATATCAAGCCACTTTTTGAGAAATATGGAAAAGTCGTAGAGTGTGATGTTGTTAAGAATTATGGATTTGTG CATATGGAAAATGAAGAAGCAGGAAGAAATGCGATACAAAATTTGAATGGACATATAGTTCATGGTCAGCCCATAAAATGCGAAGCTGCTAAAAGTCGTAAAGGACCCAACACTCCTACGACCAAAATCTTTGTTGGCAATCTCACAGACAATACAAAAGCACCTCAAGTGCGCGAATTGTTTGCCAAATATGGCACTGTCGTAGAATGCGACATAGTGAGAAATTATGGATTTGTCCATCTAGAAGCCACAGGTGATGTGAATGATGCCATCAAGGAGCTTAACGGGCAAATTGTGGACGGTCAACCTATGAAGGTTCAAATTTCCACTAGCAGAGTACGACAAAGGCCAGGAATGGGAGATCCAGAACAATGCTACCGATGCGGACGCGGAGGCCATTGGTCCAAGGAATGTCCAAAAGGCGGAATGGGAGGAGGACCGGATAGGAACGGATTCAGGGACCGAATGTTTGGACGTGACCCGTATCCTCCACCGCCGCCACCACCTTTCCTTCGGGACCGGCTAATGGGTGGTGGCCGCTTTGGA GACTACGAAAGCTACTATGACAGGAGGGGCTTTGACGACACCAGGGATCTCTACGAGAGGCGGTTTACGGGTATGACAGGGCCCTGTGACATGGGAACTTCCATGTGCGGGCTAGACTTTCCACCAATGACAATGCCACCTCTACCTCCAAGACGAGACCCAATGCCTCCTATGCCTCCTCTAGGTATGGGATCCATGCGCGATACTGGCTTTTCCCGAGGCAACGATTATGGCATGTTCAGCCGACGATCACCCCCTCCGAGTGGCAACAACGGCCGGTTCAG CGCTCCCTATTACGTACATCACTCGACCGGGAGTGGCGCGGAGGCCTGGGATGAAGAAACGTTCCTAAGGAATACGAACTAG